A part of Methanohalobium evestigatum Z-7303 genomic DNA contains:
- the aroE gene encoding shikimate dehydrogenase, translating into MKTVFGVFGDPVEHSLSPDMHNAAFSELGMDSIYHAFRVDKKSLEYALNGANAMGFGGVNITVPLKQEALKFVNTDPLASKIGAVNTIDFRNENDMIGYNTDGVGARRAIADAGVDVKNKNILILGAGGASRAICFQFANDGADLIIANRTESKALELAEDVKSVGNARGIGFSNLEELIAESDILINTTTVGMHPNTKDTIITSEHMHSGLVVFDIVYNPLETRLLKEAKSAGAIPVNGLMMFVYQGAEAFKIWTGENPPIEVMKNTVLEELKS; encoded by the coding sequence ATGAAAACTGTTTTTGGTGTTTTTGGCGACCCTGTGGAACATTCTCTGTCCCCTGACATGCACAATGCTGCATTTTCAGAACTTGGAATGGATAGTATATACCATGCGTTCAGAGTTGACAAAAAATCGCTTGAATATGCCCTTAATGGAGCCAATGCTATGGGTTTTGGCGGAGTTAATATTACTGTACCCCTGAAACAGGAAGCGCTTAAATTTGTTAATACCGACCCACTGGCTTCAAAAATCGGTGCAGTTAATACAATCGATTTCAGGAATGAAAATGATATGATTGGCTATAACACCGATGGAGTTGGAGCCAGACGTGCAATTGCAGATGCTGGTGTGGACGTAAAAAACAAAAACATACTAATTCTTGGTGCAGGTGGTGCTTCCAGAGCAATATGTTTCCAGTTTGCAAATGATGGTGCAGATTTAATAATCGCCAACCGTACAGAAAGTAAAGCCTTAGAACTTGCCGAAGATGTAAAAAGCGTGGGTAATGCCAGGGGGATTGGATTTTCAAATTTGGAAGAGTTGATTGCAGAATCCGATATCCTCATAAATACAACCACTGTTGGAATGCATCCTAATACTAAAGATACCATCATAACCAGCGAACATATGCACTCTGGACTTGTTGTATTTGATATTGTATACAATCCACTGGAAACCCGGCTTTTAAAAGAAGCAAAATCTGCAGGTGCTATACCCGTGAACGGATTGATGATGTTTGTATATCAGGGTGCAGAAGCTTTTAAAATCTGGACAGGTGAGAATCCACCGATAGAGGTCATGAAAAATACAGTTTTGGAGGAGCTTAAAAGTTGA
- the mtnP gene encoding S-methyl-5'-thioadenosine phosphorylase yields the protein MDEKADIAIIGGSGIYDLSWFDNVRQVDIDTPFGKPSDEITIGEYGDRTVCFLPRHDAGHRISPTQLNSRANIFALKKLGVKRIISASAVGSLKNEISPLDLVIPNQIYDRTKSRTSTFFEEGIVVHAGFADPFCPELSETITDIARSKGYNVHDSGTYVCIEGPQFSTRAESSVYQSLGFDVIGMTALPEVKLAREAEICYTMIATVTDYDVWKEQDVDIATVIENTRKNVNAVKDIVSDAIEKIPLERDCVCKNALEGAIITNHNMVPYDTKRKLEPLIGKYLEE from the coding sequence ATGGATGAAAAAGCAGACATAGCAATAATCGGCGGCAGTGGTATTTATGACCTAAGCTGGTTTGACAATGTAAGGCAGGTAGATATAGATACACCGTTTGGTAAACCATCCGATGAAATTACGATAGGAGAATATGGAGACAGAACAGTCTGTTTCCTGCCGCGGCATGATGCAGGACATCGTATATCTCCCACACAATTAAATTCCAGAGCCAACATATTTGCGCTGAAAAAACTGGGAGTAAAACGTATAATATCAGCATCTGCAGTGGGGAGTTTGAAGAATGAAATATCACCACTGGATCTTGTAATACCAAACCAGATATACGATAGAACAAAATCAAGAACCAGCACATTTTTTGAGGAAGGTATTGTTGTACATGCAGGATTTGCCGACCCATTCTGTCCGGAACTATCCGAAACTATAACCGATATAGCTCGTTCAAAAGGTTACAATGTACATGATAGCGGCACATATGTCTGTATAGAGGGTCCTCAGTTTTCTACCCGGGCGGAATCCAGTGTGTATCAATCTCTTGGGTTTGATGTTATCGGTATGACTGCGTTGCCTGAAGTAAAACTTGCAAGAGAAGCTGAAATCTGTTACACAATGATTGCTACAGTAACTGATTACGATGTTTGGAAAGAACAGGACGTAGATATTGCTACAGTGATTGAAAACACCAGAAAGAATGTGAATGCAGTAAAGGATATTGTAAGCGATGCTATTGAAAAAATACCGCTTGAAAGGGACTGTGTATGCAAAAATGCTCTTGAAGGTGCAATAATTACAAACCATAACATGGTACCTTATGATACAAAACGCAAACTTGAACCTCTGATTGGGAAGTATCTGGAAGAATGA
- the dinB gene encoding DNA polymerase IV: protein MDDTSNGIKFHIDMDSFYSSVEVRENPELQGFPVIVGSDPKNGTGRGVVSTCSYEARKYGISSAMPVSKAYRLCPHAVFLPVNMELYKQVSSRVMNIIKKFSDKFEQVSVDEAYLEIGKTVGNYEDAVRYAQQIKDKIYNYEKLTCSIGIAPNKTIAKIASDFKKPDGLTAIKPEEVENFLSPLPVSKIPGVGKKTNEALDNLGVKTIGDLKNFDVQVLIGKFGKSGLRMYQIAKGIDNREVEEQTEVKSISKEDTFDEDIADPITAEEIIDILSDEVHNSLVKKKYLFKTVTLKLRLDDFTTCTRSKTFVSYRSEAGVIKKESKELMNQFIKNNGNCKFRLLGVEVSKLFKIKDGQTMITDFL, encoded by the coding sequence ATGGATGATACATCAAACGGTATTAAATTCCACATAGATATGGACAGTTTTTATTCTTCTGTGGAAGTTAGAGAAAACCCCGAACTTCAAGGGTTTCCTGTAATTGTTGGTTCCGATCCAAAAAACGGCACAGGCAGAGGAGTTGTAAGTACATGTTCGTACGAGGCAAGAAAATACGGAATCAGTTCAGCAATGCCTGTATCAAAAGCCTACAGACTATGCCCCCATGCTGTATTCCTCCCTGTTAACATGGAACTCTATAAACAGGTATCATCCAGAGTTATGAATATAATCAAAAAATTTTCTGATAAATTCGAACAGGTTAGCGTTGATGAAGCATATCTTGAAATTGGAAAAACGGTTGGAAACTACGAGGACGCTGTTAGATATGCGCAACAGATAAAAGATAAAATCTACAATTATGAAAAACTTACCTGCTCCATTGGCATCGCCCCCAACAAAACAATAGCAAAAATAGCCTCTGATTTCAAAAAACCTGACGGTTTAACCGCTATTAAACCTGAAGAAGTTGAAAACTTTCTATCACCACTTCCGGTTTCCAAGATACCGGGTGTTGGTAAAAAGACAAATGAAGCACTGGATAATCTGGGTGTAAAAACCATCGGGGATCTTAAAAATTTTGACGTTCAGGTACTGATAGGAAAGTTTGGTAAATCCGGTCTTCGTATGTATCAAATTGCAAAAGGAATCGACAACAGAGAAGTAGAGGAGCAAACTGAAGTAAAATCTATAAGTAAAGAAGATACTTTCGATGAGGACATCGCCGACCCTATAACCGCTGAGGAAATTATCGATATACTCAGTGATGAGGTTCACAATTCACTTGTTAAAAAGAAATATCTGTTCAAAACAGTAACCCTGAAATTGAGATTGGATGACTTTACAACATGTACAAGGTCAAAGACATTTGTATCGTATCGCTCAGAAGCAGGTGTTATTAAAAAAGAAAGCAAGGAATTGATGAATCAGTTTATAAAAAACAACGGAAATTGCAAATTCCGTTTACTTGGTGTTGAGGTCTCAAAGCTTTTCAAAATAAAAGACGGGCAGACCATGATTACTGACTTTTTATAA
- a CDS encoding 2-amino-3,7-dideoxy-D-threo-hept-6-ulosonate synthase encodes MTEIGKNIRIERIMDRESRNMVIIPMDHGITVGPIKGLSNISDSINKVAKGGANAVLMQKGMVTHGHRGYGLDVGLIVHMSASTSLGPDPNDKVLTCTVEEAVKMGADAVSIHVNIGSETEADQLKKLGHVAKQCDRWGMPLLSMMYPRGKNIQNSNDPELVAHVARVGAELGSDVIKTNYTGDPESFKDVVKGCPVPVITAGGPKTETDREFLEMIRGSMEAGARGVAIGRNTFQHDDPVNMTRAITEIVHKNKSVDEALEMLK; translated from the coding sequence ATGACTGAAATTGGCAAAAATATACGAATTGAAAGGATAATGGACAGAGAGAGCAGAAACATGGTCATTATACCAATGGATCATGGTATAACTGTTGGACCCATAAAGGGGCTATCAAATATCAGTGATTCGATAAACAAAGTTGCAAAAGGGGGTGCAAATGCAGTCCTGATGCAAAAAGGGATGGTCACCCACGGACATAGAGGATACGGACTTGATGTAGGACTTATAGTACATATGAGTGCTTCCACATCGCTTGGACCTGACCCTAATGATAAAGTTCTTACATGCACTGTAGAAGAAGCCGTTAAGATGGGTGCGGATGCTGTATCCATACACGTAAACATCGGTTCTGAAACCGAAGCCGACCAGTTGAAAAAGCTGGGACATGTTGCCAAACAGTGCGATAGATGGGGTATGCCACTTTTGTCCATGATGTATCCAAGAGGTAAAAACATCCAGAATTCAAATGACCCTGAACTGGTTGCTCACGTTGCAAGGGTAGGAGCTGAACTCGGTTCTGATGTTATAAAAACAAACTATACCGGTGACCCGGAATCATTCAAAGATGTTGTTAAAGGATGTCCAGTACCAGTAATAACTGCAGGTGGACCTAAAACTGAAACCGACCGTGAGTTCCTGGAAATGATACGCGGTTCCATGGAAGCCGGTGCAAGAGGTGTCGCTATAGGGAGAAATACTTTCCAGCATGATGACCCTGTCAATATGACAAGAGCCATAACTGAAATAGTGCATAAAAACAAATCAGTAGATGAAGCACTGGAAATGCTCAAATGA
- a CDS encoding GMP synthase subunit A encodes MEELKILVVNNHGQFCHLIHRTVRDLDMDTKIVSNTLSVDEILEEEPQGLILSGGPTMDRIGNCREYVENIDVPILGICLGHQLIAKTFGGEYGTGNHGGYASIDVEIIEKNDILKGFGSSISTWASHADEVTRMPDNFLKLARSQYCETEAMKHPERPIYGVQWHPEVAHTEKGEELFLNFLEICDNY; translated from the coding sequence ATGGAAGAATTAAAGATTCTTGTTGTGAATAACCACGGACAATTCTGCCACCTTATTCATAGAACAGTTAGAGACCTTGATATGGATACAAAAATTGTATCAAATACCCTTTCAGTGGATGAAATACTTGAAGAAGAACCACAGGGTCTGATTTTAAGTGGTGGACCCACAATGGACAGAATTGGCAATTGTAGAGAGTATGTAGAAAATATTGATGTGCCCATTCTTGGAATATGTCTCGGACACCAGCTTATAGCAAAGACTTTCGGTGGTGAGTACGGTACTGGAAACCATGGTGGTTATGCATCCATAGATGTGGAAATAATCGAAAAGAACGATATTTTAAAGGGATTTGGTTCCAGTATCTCCACATGGGCATCTCATGCAGATGAGGTAACCCGGATGCCTGACAATTTCCTTAAACTTGCGCGCTCACAATACTGTGAAACCGAAGCCATGAAACATCCAGAAAGGCCTATATATGGAGTACAGTGGCACCCGGAAGTAGCACATACAGAAAAAGGAGAAGAACTGTTCCTTAATTTCCTTGAAATCTGTGATAATTACTAA
- a CDS encoding signal recognition particle protein Srp54: MVMDKLGSSLQDALKKLVNSGRIDEKSVNDVVKDIQRALLQADVNVQLVMNMSKQIKERALKEEVPSGMNPREHVIRIVYQELINIIGEGTEINLEPQTIMMIGLQGSGKTTTTSKLARYFQKKGLKPAVICADTFRPGAYHQLKSLCDKNSIPFYGEEGNEDSLGIVERGMDKLGKYDVLIIDTAGRHSLEQDLIEEMEQINSIAKPDKKLLVLDAAIGQQASEQARAFNESIGISGVVITKLDGTAKGGGALSAVSETNSSIAFIGVGETSGDLEKFEPDRFISRLLGMGDIRSLIEKAEESLSEEELDVESMMQGRFTLKDMYKQLEAVNKMGPLKQVMQMMPGGMGQNISEEQFQVTSEKLSRYRIIMDSMTVDEMDDPKLIGSSRIKRISRGSGSKPDDVRELLKYHKTMQNAMKNFRGAGKFNMKKMMKKFGMQ, encoded by the coding sequence ATGGTGATGGATAAACTTGGAAGTTCCTTGCAGGACGCCCTTAAAAAACTGGTAAATTCCGGGCGTATTGATGAAAAAAGTGTAAATGATGTAGTAAAAGATATTCAGAGGGCATTACTGCAGGCTGATGTTAACGTACAGCTTGTCATGAATATGTCAAAACAGATTAAAGAGCGTGCCCTCAAGGAAGAAGTGCCCTCCGGGATGAACCCCAGAGAACATGTTATCAGAATTGTTTACCAGGAACTTATAAACATTATTGGAGAAGGTACTGAAATAAACCTTGAACCCCAAACCATAATGATGATAGGTTTGCAGGGTAGTGGTAAAACCACCACAACCTCAAAACTTGCAAGATACTTCCAAAAAAAGGGACTAAAACCCGCCGTAATCTGTGCCGATACATTCAGACCCGGTGCATATCACCAGTTAAAATCGTTATGTGATAAAAACAGCATCCCGTTTTATGGTGAAGAAGGAAACGAAGATTCTCTCGGAATTGTAGAGAGAGGGATGGACAAACTTGGAAAATACGATGTACTGATTATAGATACAGCCGGTCGTCACTCTCTCGAACAGGACCTTATTGAAGAGATGGAACAGATAAACTCCATCGCAAAACCGGATAAAAAATTGCTGGTTCTTGATGCCGCTATAGGACAGCAGGCAAGTGAACAGGCAAGAGCCTTTAATGAATCAATAGGCATATCAGGTGTTGTTATTACAAAACTTGATGGTACTGCAAAAGGTGGAGGAGCTCTCTCTGCAGTATCCGAAACGAATTCATCTATTGCATTCATAGGTGTTGGCGAGACAAGTGGTGACCTTGAAAAATTCGAACCCGACCGTTTTATATCCCGTTTGCTTGGAATGGGCGACATTCGAAGCCTTATAGAAAAAGCTGAAGAGTCATTGAGTGAAGAGGAACTTGATGTTGAATCGATGATGCAGGGTCGGTTTACACTGAAAGATATGTACAAACAGCTTGAAGCTGTAAACAAAATGGGACCCCTTAAACAGGTTATGCAGATGATGCCCGGCGGAATGGGACAAAACATATCCGAAGAGCAATTCCAAGTCACCAGTGAAAAGTTATCACGTTACAGAATCATAATGGATTCAATGACAGTAGACGAAATGGACGACCCCAAACTCATCGGAAGTTCCCGTATCAAAAGAATATCAAGAGGTTCTGGAAGCAAACCCGATGATGTAAGAGAACTTCTGAAATATCACAAAACAATGCAAAATGCCATGAAAAATTTCCGCGGTGCAGGGAAATTTAATATGAAAAAGATGATGAAAAAGTTTGGAATGCAGTAA
- a CDS encoding phosphoribosyltransferase: MESNDKFKCVITNWEYIYNLCRDVSTEIKKSEFQPDIIIAHARGGWFAGRVLCDFLGLDDLTSLKVEHYTGTAAISGEGAQIKYPLSSDAVVDKNVLIVDDIIDTGESMKYAKEHVLEQNPNEVKTATLQYLYTSQMEPDYWSEYIDEWAWIVFPWNFMEDMINIISTLMKDESEQLWDIKTLKQGLYKYYSIEPVSFEIAQPGRLNEIMEEMERLGKVSSMQAKGKTLWKPVE; encoded by the coding sequence TTGGAATCAAATGATAAATTCAAATGCGTTATAACAAACTGGGAATATATCTACAATCTTTGCAGGGATGTATCCACCGAGATAAAAAAATCAGAATTTCAGCCCGATATAATAATTGCTCATGCTCGTGGAGGATGGTTTGCAGGGCGTGTATTATGTGATTTTCTCGGACTTGATGACCTTACAAGCCTGAAAGTGGAGCATTATACCGGTACAGCAGCTATATCTGGTGAGGGAGCCCAGATAAAATACCCTCTATCTTCAGATGCAGTAGTAGATAAAAATGTTTTAATTGTTGATGATATTATAGATACCGGCGAGAGTATGAAGTATGCAAAGGAACATGTCCTTGAACAGAATCCCAATGAAGTAAAAACCGCCACCCTACAATATCTGTACACGTCCCAGATGGAACCGGATTACTGGAGTGAATACATTGATGAATGGGCATGGATAGTATTCCCCTGGAACTTCATGGAAGATATGATTAATATCATTTCAACTCTTATGAAAGATGAAAGTGAACAGCTCTGGGATATAAAAACACTGAAACAAGGTCTTTACAAATATTACTCTATTGAACCTGTATCCTTTGAAATTGCACAGCCAGGTCGCTTAAATGAGATAATGGAGGAAATGGAACGGCTTGGTAAAGTATCATCCATGCAGGCAAAGGGTAAAACACTATGGAAACCTGTAGAATAA
- a CDS encoding Zn-ribbon domain-containing protein, with amino-acid sequence MPHKCTKCEQIFEDGNSVILNGCPNCGWNKFLYVGNESQADTSVANEEQSSIDNKAPESTNDEKLVREVNEVLGTKTSKLQKSSVMQDDDRVESVRILGPGSYELNLSSIMERKEIIMAIKENGTYALHLPSVFDKKKK; translated from the coding sequence ATGCCTCACAAATGTACTAAATGTGAACAAATTTTTGAAGATGGTAATTCGGTAATATTAAACGGATGTCCTAATTGTGGATGGAACAAGTTCCTATATGTAGGTAATGAGTCGCAAGCAGATACATCAGTAGCCAACGAGGAACAATCCTCTATAGATAATAAAGCACCAGAATCTACAAATGATGAAAAATTGGTCAGAGAGGTAAATGAGGTACTGGGAACCAAAACCAGTAAATTACAAAAATCAAGTGTGATGCAGGATGATGACAGAGTGGAATCTGTTAGGATACTGGGTCCTGGTTCATATGAATTGAACTTAAGTTCCATAATGGAACGAAAAGAAATCATTATGGCGATAAAAGAAAACGGAACCTACGCGCTTCATCTTCCGTCGGTGTTTGATAAAAAAAAGAAATAA
- the aroD gene encoding type I 3-dehydroquinate dehydratase, with product MNGKFIGEINLLNKTGVVASISDDPVNSSIAANQLGADILELRFDLLGIQTPEDAWNIIEKIRNKVNLPFIATLRSGQEGGDWQGTEKDRIKLLLDIIPSVDAVDIELSAPEKNWIIKSAANTDVNVIVSSHCFTSTPSVKEMKSILDNCHNSGADIAKLAVMPKSSQDVLNLLQVTSDSTKPVSTIAMGEIGKHSRIISPCYGSVLTYGSVTGAVAPGQLRVDKLKEFMELVL from the coding sequence ATGAATGGGAAATTTATAGGAGAAATAAATCTGCTGAATAAAACAGGTGTTGTTGCATCTATAAGCGATGACCCGGTGAATTCATCAATAGCTGCAAATCAACTTGGAGCTGATATACTGGAACTCAGGTTCGATTTGCTGGGTATTCAAACACCTGAAGACGCATGGAATATTATAGAAAAAATTAGGAACAAAGTAAATTTGCCATTTATCGCAACTCTGAGGTCTGGACAAGAAGGAGGTGACTGGCAGGGTACAGAAAAGGACAGGATCAAACTTCTTCTGGATATCATCCCGTCTGTAGATGCTGTGGATATTGAGCTGTCAGCACCCGAAAAAAACTGGATAATAAAAAGTGCCGCAAATACCGATGTAAATGTTATTGTTTCATCTCATTGTTTTACATCCACCCCCTCTGTTAAAGAGATGAAATCAATACTTGACAATTGCCATAATAGTGGTGCAGATATTGCTAAACTGGCAGTTATGCCGAAATCATCACAGGATGTTTTAAACCTATTACAAGTCACCTCTGACTCAACAAAACCTGTATCCACCATTGCCATGGGTGAAATTGGAAAGCATTCAAGGATAATATCTCCTTGTTATGGTTCTGTTTTAACCTATGGTTCTGTTACAGGTGCTGTTGCCCCCGGACAATTGAGAGTAGATAAACTAAAAGAATTCATGGAGTTGGTTTTATGA
- a CDS encoding DUF1624 domain-containing protein yields MNNRPSERFWELDFFRGIGIILMVVFHFLYDLNYFGGYDFNLHSGSLLFMGRSAAIIFILLVGISLTISISRTKKYAENVWNLYPKYIKRGLRIFGWGLLLTLITWIFIGQGVIVFGILHFIGISIILAYPFLRFKSMNLVLGLLFILLGSYLQTFSVDFPWFLWLGFVPEGFYTFDYFPIFPWFGVILIGIFTGNLLYPNYTRKFSIMDLSRKYPINMFCLMGRYSLFIYLIHQPFLIIILYLLGFLGTSTITI; encoded by the coding sequence ATGAATAACAGACCATCTGAACGATTCTGGGAACTTGATTTTTTTCGCGGGATTGGAATCATCCTGATGGTTGTATTTCATTTTCTATATGACCTGAACTATTTTGGAGGCTATGATTTTAATCTGCATTCCGGTTCTTTACTGTTTATGGGAAGAAGTGCAGCGATAATTTTTATTTTGCTTGTTGGTATATCTTTGACAATAAGTATATCCCGAACAAAAAAATATGCTGAAAATGTCTGGAATTTGTATCCCAAATACATCAAGAGAGGTTTGAGGATATTTGGCTGGGGTTTGCTTTTAACGCTTATCACATGGATATTTATCGGTCAAGGAGTAATTGTTTTTGGAATCCTTCATTTCATAGGAATCTCAATTATTCTGGCGTATCCATTTTTGCGTTTTAAATCTATGAATCTTGTTCTTGGGCTTTTATTTATTTTACTGGGTTCGTATCTGCAGACATTCAGTGTTGATTTTCCGTGGTTTTTGTGGCTTGGTTTTGTGCCTGAAGGATTTTATACATTTGATTATTTCCCGATTTTCCCATGGTTTGGTGTGATACTTATAGGTATATTTACAGGAAACCTCCTATACCCCAACTACACCCGAAAATTTAGTATTATGGACTTGTCCCGCAAATATCCAATAAATATGTTTTGTTTGATGGGAAGATATTCTCTTTTTATATATCTCATCCATCAACCGTTTCTGATTATTATCCTATACCTGCTCGGATTTTTGGGTACAAGTACGATAACCATTTAA
- the dapA gene encoding 4-hydroxy-tetrahydrodipicolinate synthase, giving the protein MFEGVMPALITPFNEDDSVNIQGFKDNISYVEKGGVSGVVACGTTGESATLSTSEHKELIDIAVECANVPVVAGTGSNNTAEALELTRFAEDAGADGALLISPYYNKPNNAGLINHFKTVAENVNIPIILYNVPSRTGQDMPLEVIQELSKVDNIVAIKDACGDLAKMSHMIENTADENFTVISGEDPLTLPILSIGGEGVISVTANIIPDKMVKLVNAARENDIKTARQVHYEIAPVIRAMFTETNPIPVKRAAELVGLAGGHLRLPLAQLSNDNEHILTDALKTLGCLK; this is encoded by the coding sequence ATGTTTGAAGGTGTCATGCCGGCTCTTATCACTCCTTTTAATGAAGATGATTCTGTTAATATACAGGGGTTCAAGGACAATATCAGTTATGTTGAAAAGGGTGGTGTGTCGGGTGTAGTTGCCTGTGGAACTACAGGTGAATCCGCGACACTGTCAACATCAGAGCATAAAGAACTGATAGACATAGCAGTTGAATGTGCAAATGTACCGGTTGTTGCTGGTACTGGCTCCAATAACACAGCAGAAGCATTGGAACTTACAAGATTTGCAGAAGATGCAGGAGCAGATGGAGCGCTTTTAATTTCGCCATATTACAACAAACCCAATAATGCTGGTCTTATAAATCATTTCAAGACAGTAGCAGAAAATGTGAATATTCCTATAATACTGTATAATGTACCATCACGAACAGGACAGGATATGCCTCTGGAAGTTATACAAGAACTTTCAAAAGTGGACAACATTGTGGCAATTAAAGACGCATGCGGTGACCTTGCTAAAATGTCACATATGATTGAAAATACAGCTGATGAAAATTTTACTGTAATTTCCGGAGAAGACCCATTAACACTTCCAATCCTGTCGATAGGTGGAGAAGGGGTAATTTCAGTTACTGCCAATATCATACCTGATAAAATGGTAAAACTTGTCAATGCAGCTCGGGAAAATGATATCAAAACCGCAAGACAGGTTCATTATGAGATTGCTCCGGTTATACGTGCAATGTTTACAGAAACCAATCCAATACCAGTTAAACGTGCCGCTGAACTGGTAGGACTTGCCGGTGGGCACCTTCGTTTACCACTTGCACAGCTTAGTAATGATAACGAGCATATTTTGACAGATGCTCTCAAAACTCTGGGGTGTCTTAAATGA
- a CDS encoding 3-dehydroquinate synthase II, whose product MSDKNKSIWIKADKGNWENRKNKIINGLESGADCVLVNSEDVDKVRKLGNINVAAFGDSTSNADIVVVGKGGEGDGTKPLPSDFSGSWDITTINQLKENGKKVAGYVVIKNKDYENFAVELGEICDYVITIGIDWQVIPLENLIAKLQDKEVQIISGVKTSEEANIALETLEHGSDGVLLDSDDPNTIKETVGIAEKSQISKTELTPAVITRIEPVGMGDRVCVDTCNLMQRGEGMLVGSQSKGLFLVHSESEESPYVASRPFRVNAGAVHAYVQVGEKTRYLSELESGDEVTIVDADGKQKTGIVGRVKIERRPLMLVEAEADGAVIRTILQNAETIKLVNSDKNPVSVSDLKKGDEILVHLEKGARHFGTKVNETIIEK is encoded by the coding sequence ATGAGCGATAAAAACAAATCCATCTGGATAAAAGCGGATAAAGGCAACTGGGAAAACCGTAAAAACAAGATTATCAACGGACTTGAATCCGGTGCAGATTGTGTTCTTGTCAATTCTGAAGATGTTGACAAGGTCAGGAAACTGGGTAATATTAATGTTGCAGCGTTTGGTGATTCAACATCAAATGCTGATATAGTGGTTGTCGGAAAAGGAGGAGAAGGAGACGGTACAAAACCACTACCATCTGATTTTTCCGGTTCATGGGACATAACAACCATAAATCAGCTTAAAGAGAATGGTAAAAAAGTTGCAGGTTATGTGGTAATCAAAAACAAAGATTACGAAAATTTTGCAGTGGAACTGGGAGAAATCTGCGACTATGTTATCACCATCGGAATAGACTGGCAGGTAATACCGCTTGAAAATCTGATTGCAAAACTTCAGGACAAAGAAGTTCAGATAATATCAGGAGTGAAAACTTCTGAAGAAGCAAATATTGCTCTGGAAACTCTTGAACACGGTTCTGACGGGGTACTTCTTGATTCGGATGATCCGAATACAATCAAAGAAACTGTAGGAATTGCTGAAAAATCACAAATTTCAAAGACCGAACTTACACCTGCAGTAATAACCCGGATAGAACCGGTTGGCATGGGCGATAGAGTATGTGTGGACACGTGTAACCTGATGCAGAGAGGAGAAGGAATGCTTGTTGGTTCACAATCAAAAGGTCTTTTCCTTGTTCATTCAGAATCTGAAGAGAGTCCCTATGTTGCTTCACGCCCATTCAGGGTTAATGCCGGTGCAGTTCATGCTTATGTACAGGTAGGCGAAAAAACCAGATATCTATCAGAACTTGAATCGGGTGATGAAGTCACTATTGTAGATGCTGACGGGAAACAAAAAACAGGCATTGTCGGCAGAGTAAAAATAGAAAGAAGACCCCTGATGCTTGTAGAAGCTGAAGCAGACGGTGCGGTTATAAGAACAATTCTGCAAAATGCCGAAACCATAAAACTTGTGAACAGTGATAAAAACCCGGTATCAGTTTCTGACCTGAAAAAAGGTGATGAAATACTTGTACATCTTGAAAAAGGTGCAAGACATTTTGGTACTAAAGTAAACGAAACTATCATTGAAAAATAA
- a CDS encoding 30S ribosomal protein S17e yields MGNIRQTNIKNISERLINNYQNVFSKDFEKNKHLVTKYSTIKSKVIRNRVAGYITRRMSLKTTITE; encoded by the coding sequence ATGGGAAATATAAGACAGACCAACATCAAAAACATATCAGAACGTTTAATTAACAACTACCAAAATGTATTCTCAAAAGACTTTGAAAAGAATAAGCACCTTGTAACAAAATACAGTACAATCAAAAGCAAGGTCATCAGAAACCGTGTGGCTGGTTATATCACCCGACGCATGTCACTTAAAACTACTATTACTGAATAA